The proteins below come from a single Chelmon rostratus isolate fCheRos1 chromosome 10, fCheRos1.pri, whole genome shotgun sequence genomic window:
- the si:dkey-109j17.5 gene encoding zinc finger BED domain-containing protein 4, whose amino-acid sequence MASVSKVSILDYFNIVFEGENGKIESNCKACGTRIQAKRSVTSNFVTHLKRKHQAMYDDFVKRKDMKREGYSSGSLHSFTANGGNTRYTLPISTGVGGGGGAAGGAGGTVSLEGGVGGGSGGGVTKFDRHDPRQVLISEAIAKMIVRDLQPVSIVENQGFRELLQLLEPRYTPERQHYIQSQLLPAYAYQAQLATRQALASTHALSLSLDLWRGLTGATSGYLGVTCHFLTSDWQMCSALLACLPLTGGSSGNRVLSDFDEVCHSHGVSGRAFRVVADPLLATTTVKPRGLPGFLISPLLANGQNEDDDEEVDNNNSVEEGIRNGHGDGGEEAEWEDSWEQGLGVCRVDCFSRSLEQCVSEGLRSCPQLSSTLAKAGCFYNYITSAVPPEKLTQVFDGPGLIMGGPGNTPPAARDWAAQLKVLRRLLDSVEFLEEMSGPGELALGGAERALLRELTDTLEPFTEAWDMVHGDRQADVQTDRHVSISLALPCVLGLRKHLSETSTPHCPSLLVGLSQALESRLAPILEDPLYITATTLDPQFKLTWSSNPDWHRQVLIEELSKHSTASSPIDPSTDLHPQSQTPPAPAPSPVSSLSRPCKLFSFIKQRPATQAKSLEQELAIYLREEPTDEEALHYWRRKAIDFPLLAQVAKRAVTIPACGTVVEGIFTSAGRCLQPERGRILPKNLETLIYLKANYRLLWT is encoded by the exons ATGGCGTCAGTTTCGAAGGTGTCTATTCTGGATTACTTTAATATTGTGTTTGAAGGTGAAAATGGCAAAATCGAGTCCAACTGCAAGGCTTGTGGCACCCGAATCCAGGCGAAGCGGAGTGTCACGTCCAACTTCGTAACGCATCTCAAG CGGAAGCACCAGGCTATGTATGATGACTTTGTGAAAAGGAAGGATATGAAGAGAGAGGGCTACTCCTCTGGCTCCCTGCATAGTTTCACCGCCAATGGAGGGAATACCCGCTACACTCTCCCCATCAGCacaggagtgggaggaggaggaggagcagcaggaggtgctggaggaacTGTATCCCTGGagggaggagtaggaggaggcTCTGGAGGAGGAGTGACCAAGTTTGACAGACATGACCCACGTCAG GTTCTGATCTCTGAGGCTATAGCCAAGATGATTGTGCGTGATCTACAGCCAGTGTCCATAGTGGAAAATCAAGgcttcagagagctgctgcagctcctggagCCGCGGTACACTCCTGAGCGCCAGCACTACATCCAGAGCCAGCTCCTCCCCGCCTACGCCTACCAGGCCCAGCTAGCAACCCGTCAGGCCCTGGCCTCGACGCACGCCCTCAGTCTCAGCCTGGATCTCTGGAGGGGCTTGACTGGAGCCACTTCAGG GTACCTCGGTGTCACCTGCCATTTCCTCACGTCTGATTGGCAGATGTGTTCAGCTCTTCTGGCGTGCCTGCCCCTGACAGGGGGCAGCTCTGGGAATCGTGTGCTTTCAGATTTTGATGAAGTATGCCACTCTCATGGCGTGTCAGGGAGAGCATTTCGTGTTGTTGCGGACCCTTTACTGGCTACAACAACAGTAAAGCCACGTGGTCTACCTGGTTTCCTGATTTCACCTCTTCTCGCTAATGGGCAAAacgaagatgatgatgaagaggtggACAATAATAACAGCGTGGAGGAAGGGATCAGGAATGGCCATGGCGACGGTGGAGAGGAAGCAGAATGGGAGGACTCGTGGGAGCAGGGTCTGGGTGTTTGTCGGGTGGACtgtttctctcgctctctcgaGCAGTGTGTCAGTGAGGGGTTACGCTCCTGtcctcagctctcctccacGCTGGCCAAGGCTGGCTGTTTCTACAACTACATTACCTCTGCCGTCCCACCTGAGAAACTTACTCAGGTGTTTGATGGTCCTGGGCTGATCATGGGGGGACCAGGAAATACCCCTCCTGCAGCAAGAGACTGGGCTGCTCAGCTTAAG GTGCTTCGGCGGCTGCTGGACTCAGTGGAGTTCCTGGAGGAGATGAGTGGTCCAGGGGAGCTGGCGCTgggtggagcagagagagcCCTGCTGAGGGAGCTCACTGACACCTTGGAGCCCTTCACCGAGGCGTGGGACATGGTGCATggggacagacaggcagacgtgcagacagacagacatgtgtCCATCAGCCTGGCTCTGCCGTGTGTTCTGGGCCTCCGTAAGCATCTCTCAGAGACGTCAACCCCCCACTGCCCCTCTCTCCTGGTGGGCCTCAGCCAGGCTTTAGAGAGTCGGCTGGCCCCTATCCTGGAGGACCCCCTCTACATCACTGCCACCACCCTGGACCCCCAGTTCAAGCTCACATGGAGCAGCAACCCTGACTGGCACAGACAGGTTCTCATAGAGGAGTTATCCAAACATTCCACAGCCTCCAGCCCCATAGACCCCAGCACAGACCTACATCCTCAATCCCAGACCCCTCCAGCCCCAGCTCCATCGCCTGTCTCCTCACTTTCTCGACCCTGTAAGCTCTTCTCCTTCATCAAGCAGAGACCCGCAACACAGGCCAAGAGCCTAGAGCAGGAGCTGGCTATCTACCTACGAGAGGAGCCCACGGACGAGGAGGCGTTGCATTACTGGCGGCGTAAAGCAATTGACTTTCCTCTACTCGCGCAGGTGGCCAAAAGGGCGGTCACCATACCTGCTTGTGGCACTGTGGTGGAGGGCATTTTCACCAGTGCTGGGCGCTGCCTGCAGCCAGAGAGAGGCCGCATCTTACCAAAGAACCTGGAGACGCTCATCTACCTCAAAGCTAATTACAGATTATTATGGACTTAA